A single region of the Anaerococcus urinomassiliensis genome encodes:
- a CDS encoding energy-coupling factor transporter transmembrane component T family protein codes for MKKNNKNKYQLSDKINPLTIVGLILLFSVILTVGEQSQYLFSLIFVLGLLFLFSIKKAFRTICSLLIVWGLIYLLKPHLGNVFIGSIYTMLLIVLKFAPLFILGKVLSSYSSSHLIAAFRKIGVEGGIGIGITVFFRFIPEISIRMKEINNGMKIRGFKASIFKPIKTFELYFVPLMYKCIDISDTLTCSIISKGIEYDGEKTSFHDVKITFIDIAMIVGGMILLGMSLWKIF; via the coding sequence ATGAAAAAAAATAATAAAAACAAATACCAACTATCAGATAAAATCAACCCACTTACTATAGTTGGGTTGATTTTATTATTTTCAGTTATTTTAACGGTAGGAGAGCAATCCCAATACTTATTTTCCCTTATTTTTGTTTTAGGGTTATTATTTTTATTTTCTATCAAAAAAGCATTTAGAACGATATGTTCATTGCTTATAGTATGGGGACTTATTTATTTACTAAAACCGCATTTAGGAAATGTTTTTATTGGCTCTATATATACAATGCTACTTATAGTGTTGAAATTTGCTCCACTTTTCATATTGGGAAAAGTTCTGTCATCATATAGCTCCTCGCATCTAATTGCTGCATTTAGAAAAATTGGAGTTGAAGGTGGAATAGGTATAGGAATCACAGTATTTTTTCGTTTTATTCCAGAAATCTCTATTAGGATGAAGGAAATAAACAACGGCATGAAAATTAGAGGATTTAAAGCAAGTATTTTCAAACCAATTAAAACATTTGAGTTATATTTTGTTCCTCTTATGTATAAGTGTATAGACATAAGCGACACCTTAACTTGTTCAATTATATCAAAGGGAATTGAATACGATGGGGAAAAAACAAGTTTTCATGATGTGAAAATTACATTTATTGATATCGCAATGATAGTCGGAGGGATGATTTTATTGGGGATGAGTTTATGGAAAATATTTTAG
- a CDS encoding MptD family putative ECF transporter S component: MNLKSVVKIAVFSVIGFILTMGLGFLTGSFGMLPSLYLSSALPTIIVAPVFVIMCKQVQQRGTAFLYFLLMGVFYVLMGMWPVIVVCAIAGILAELVIGKKENYVNKNMRVGTAFGAGMFIYSLHAMYFMFVFGVEGLAKQFPKMFTKDYATFLYNFYTPRNILICLLISLVASVIGAYFGTYIYNKFFSNRKKKSVL; this comes from the coding sequence ATGAATTTAAAAAGTGTTGTAAAAATAGCTGTTTTTTCAGTTATTGGATTTATTTTGACAATGGGATTAGGATTTTTGACGGGATCCTTTGGAATGCTCCCAAGTTTATATTTATCGTCAGCCTTGCCAACAATTATTGTAGCACCGGTTTTTGTTATTATGTGTAAACAGGTTCAACAAAGAGGTACAGCATTTTTATATTTTCTATTGATGGGTGTTTTCTATGTTCTCATGGGAATGTGGCCAGTAATTGTTGTTTGTGCTATTGCAGGAATTTTAGCAGAGCTTGTAATTGGTAAAAAGGAAAATTATGTGAATAAAAATATGAGGGTTGGAACTGCGTTTGGAGCAGGTATGTTCATATATTCCTTACATGCTATGTATTTTATGTTTGTATTTGGTGTAGAAGGACTTGCAAAGCAATTTCCAAAAATGTTTACAAAAGATTATGCAACATTCCTTTATAATTTTTACACTCCTAGAAACATATTGATTTGTCTGTTGATTTCACTTGTAGCATCAGTCATAGGTGCTTATTTCGGGACATACATTTATAATAAATTTTTTAGCAATAGGAAGAAAAAAAGTGTTTTGTAG
- a CDS encoding TetR/AcrR family transcriptional regulator → MANGDYEVTHSKILDCGKKIFKEKGFEKANLRAICKAAGVTTGAFYGHFEDKEDLFCKLVEPLIDQINIYYTMYEDKSFDVYKKESPISREAIQNVLESKAQDAIEMVLYFFEHKDVFELLIFGSYGTKHNNFLDSIIEREDKNHFKILSMIYGENNVNDVITNRGIHLLNHAYFYALSEVAVHSQNKEEVKLNARLISQFFNEGWRKIRGL, encoded by the coding sequence GTGGCTAATGGAGATTATGAGGTAACTCACTCAAAGATATTAGATTGTGGTAAAAAAATTTTCAAAGAAAAAGGATTTGAAAAAGCTAATCTAAGAGCAATATGTAAAGCTGCGGGCGTGACAACAGGTGCTTTTTATGGACATTTTGAAGATAAAGAAGATCTTTTCTGTAAATTGGTTGAACCTCTAATAGACCAAATAAACATATATTATACAATGTATGAAGACAAGAGTTTTGATGTTTATAAGAAAGAAAGCCCAATAAGTAGAGAAGCTATTCAGAATGTTTTGGAATCAAAAGCACAAGATGCTATTGAAATGGTACTGTATTTCTTTGAACATAAAGATGTGTTTGAACTTTTAATATTCGGTTCTTATGGAACAAAACATAATAACTTTTTAGATAGTATCATTGAGAGAGAAGACAAAAATCATTTTAAAATTCTAAGTATGATTTATGGCGAAAATAATGTCAATGATGTAATAACTAATAGAGGAATACACTTGCTGAATCATGCATACTTTTATGCTTTATCAGAAGTAGCAGTTCATTCGCAAAATAAAGAAGAAGTAAAATTAAATGCAAGATTGATTTCACAGTTCTTTAATGAAGGATGGAGAAAAATTCGAGGATTATAA
- a CDS encoding class I SAM-dependent methyltransferase, translating to MYGSEVEFYDITSRNSWEQDKKIIDEIMPLVRKKGIVFDIGAGTGNLSIYISEMFDCEKIYAIEKSPEMRIALMSKLQNVIAKKNNITVIDTNIFEIEFTKDISAVFLMGVVGHFNMYEREFLWKNLGEKLEKDAPILISNLSKEYFYIKNGTVLENVRVGDYEYELIMKEKKHIKKNKFQWKFLINLNRDKVLQRQIVYTLEWENIDNECIINELHKFGIKGVQISNNYIIAYRN from the coding sequence TTGTATGGGTCAGAAGTTGAGTTTTACGATATTACAAGTAGAAATTCGTGGGAACAAGATAAAAAAATTATTGATGAGATTATGCCTTTGGTTAGGAAAAAAGGTATAGTATTTGACATTGGTGCAGGAACGGGCAATTTATCAATATATATATCTGAAATGTTTGATTGTGAAAAGATTTATGCTATAGAAAAATCTCCAGAAATGAGAATTGCATTAATGTCCAAATTACAAAATGTTATTGCTAAAAAAAATAATATAACGGTAATTGATACTAATATATTTGAAATTGAATTTACTAAAGATATATCCGCTGTTTTTTTGATGGGGGTAGTAGGACATTTTAATATGTATGAAAGAGAATTTCTATGGAAAAATTTAGGTGAAAAATTGGAAAAGGATGCCCCTATACTTATAAGTAATTTAAGTAAAGAGTATTTTTATATAAAGAACGGAACTGTATTGGAGAATGTGAGAGTAGGAGATTATGAATATGAATTGATAATGAAAGAAAAAAAACACATTAAAAAAAACAAGTTTCAATGGAAGTTTCTGATTAATCTTAATAGAGATAAAGTTTTACAAAGACAGATAGTATATACATTGGAATGGGAAAATATAGATAATGAATGTATTATTAATGAATTACATAAATTTGGAATTAAAGGGGTTCAGATATCAAATAATTACATTATAGCATATAGGAATTAA